One window of the Pyrinomonadaceae bacterium genome contains the following:
- a CDS encoding phage tail sheath subtilisin-like domain-containing protein — MPEYLAPGVYVEEVSFRSKSIEGVPTSTTGYSGMTRYGPVQYTGGPKTSEPRLITSFTEFERVYGGLEPLGVGPTGADEHLCFMAHAARAFFDNGGKRLYVSRVFTPRTPASPTSGGIASRIVNVGASTATWTARWPGAYGNVVVETIIVRGGNIAFLDGATVKVKSAKAGAVVEILPAPPPGTSLPAGNAVPNPATLAVLEIDNVGNQTFQGTGGAIVPGNTDVIRLIEMQVFVTPDGESPLVYTELAADPRQKRFIGKILQPDDPEDENGIVWLDYDPATASAIELIVGLRGTDVNGTPLRLQNGHDGLLVTPDDLAGQEADPDDATKKATGLAALGEIDDIAIVALPDGGGFDDSETCVQAADRLISHAERLRYRIAVVDAPTGSSMTEIRAFRGRFDSKYAALYHPWIEVFDPLERPTQGAPPKRLLLPPSGFVTGIYARSDIERGVHKAPANEVVRGLTRFEANINKGRQDVLNPEGINALRFFEGRGNRVWGARTMSSDPEWKYVNVRRLFIYIEHSIDKGTQWAVFEPNGPRLWANIRQTVEDFLLVLWRDGALLGDKPEQAYFVRCDRTTMTQNDLDNGRMICLVGIAPVKPAEFVIFRIGQWTGDAKV, encoded by the coding sequence ATGCCTGAATACTTAGCTCCAGGAGTTTACGTCGAGGAAGTCAGCTTCCGATCGAAGTCAATTGAAGGCGTGCCCACGAGCACGACCGGATACTCGGGAATGACGCGTTACGGGCCGGTGCAATACACGGGCGGTCCAAAAACCAGCGAGCCACGGCTGATCACAAGCTTTACCGAATTCGAGCGGGTCTATGGCGGTCTGGAACCGCTGGGCGTCGGGCCCACCGGTGCTGACGAACATCTCTGCTTCATGGCCCACGCGGCGCGCGCGTTTTTCGACAACGGCGGCAAACGGCTTTATGTCTCGCGGGTCTTTACTCCACGCACACCAGCCAGTCCGACTTCCGGCGGCATAGCCAGTCGGATTGTGAACGTGGGCGCATCTACGGCGACATGGACGGCACGTTGGCCGGGCGCTTATGGAAATGTAGTAGTCGAAACCATAATCGTACGCGGCGGCAATATTGCGTTTCTCGACGGCGCCACGGTCAAAGTGAAAAGCGCAAAAGCCGGCGCCGTGGTCGAGATCTTGCCCGCACCCCCGCCCGGCACGTCTTTGCCGGCAGGCAATGCCGTGCCCAATCCGGCAACACTGGCCGTACTCGAGATCGATAACGTCGGCAACCAAACGTTTCAGGGGACCGGCGGCGCGATCGTTCCCGGCAACACCGACGTGATCCGGTTGATCGAAATGCAGGTGTTCGTGACACCGGATGGTGAAAGTCCCCTTGTCTACACCGAACTGGCCGCCGATCCGCGTCAGAAGAGATTCATCGGCAAGATTCTTCAGCCCGACGATCCGGAAGATGAAAACGGGATCGTCTGGCTTGATTATGATCCCGCCACCGCGTCGGCGATAGAGCTCATCGTTGGTTTGCGCGGGACGGACGTGAACGGCACACCTCTTCGTTTGCAGAATGGGCACGACGGCCTGCTCGTCACTCCGGACGATCTAGCCGGTCAGGAAGCCGACCCGGACGATGCAACCAAAAAAGCCACGGGTCTCGCCGCGCTCGGCGAGATAGACGACATCGCCATCGTGGCGTTGCCCGATGGCGGAGGGTTTGACGATTCAGAGACCTGTGTCCAGGCGGCGGATCGGTTGATATCGCATGCTGAACGCCTGCGTTATCGGATCGCCGTAGTTGACGCGCCGACCGGCAGCTCGATGACTGAGATCCGCGCTTTCCGCGGCCGGTTCGACAGCAAGTACGCCGCGCTTTATCACCCGTGGATTGAAGTGTTTGATCCACTCGAGCGGCCGACGCAGGGAGCTCCGCCCAAACGTCTCTTGTTACCGCCTTCCGGCTTTGTCACCGGCATTTATGCGCGCTCAGATATTGAACGCGGCGTGCACAAAGCGCCGGCCAACGAAGTCGTCCGCGGTTTGACGCGCTTCGAAGCCAACATCAACAAGGGCCGCCAGGATGTGCTCAATCCTGAAGGCATCAACGCGCTGCGCTTTTTTGAAGGGCGCGGCAATCGCGTTTGGGGAGCGCGCACGATGAGCTCCGATCCCGAATGGAAGTACGTCAACGTGCGCCGGCTGTTCATCTACATCGAGCACTCAATCGACAAAGGCACCCAGTGGGCGGTGTTCGAGCCAAACGGGCCACGTCTTTGGGCCAACATTCGGCAGACGGTTGAAGACTTTCTGCTCGTGTTGTGGCGCGACGGCGCGCTGCTCGGCGACAAGCCGGAACAAGCCTATTTCGTGCGTTGCGATCGCACCACGATGACCCAGAACGATTTGGATAATGGCCGAATGATTTGTCTGGTGGGAATTGCGCCAGTCAAACCTGCTGAGTTCGTGATCTTCCGCATCGGCCAGTGGACGGGCGACGCAAAGGTTTAG
- a CDS encoding phage tail protein, whose translation MPTERANPYGAFNYLVSLNDKNDDPADVFGGFSDASGLGMDVNYSEYRNGNEKFNTARKIPNTHKLDDVTLKRGLVGKTKLFEWIKAVADGAYAPTNVTVTLLDEARQPVATWVLRNAQPKKWTGPTLAAKGGGEVAMEELHLVHEGIDYK comes from the coding sequence ATGCCGACAGAACGTGCAAATCCCTACGGCGCTTTCAATTATCTAGTCTCGCTAAACGACAAGAACGACGATCCCGCGGATGTCTTCGGCGGCTTTTCGGACGCCAGCGGACTGGGAATGGATGTCAACTATTCCGAGTATCGTAACGGCAACGAAAAGTTCAATACCGCGCGAAAAATTCCAAACACTCACAAGCTGGATGACGTCACGCTCAAACGCGGTCTGGTCGGAAAGACGAAACTATTCGAGTGGATCAAAGCGGTCGCCGACGGGGCGTACGCGCCGACTAATGTGACGGTCACCTTGCTCGACGAAGCGCGCCAACCCGTAGCGACCTGGGTCTTACGCAATGCACAGCCCAAGAAGTGGACCGGGCCGACGTTGGCGGCCAAAGGTGGTGGTGAAGTAGCCATGGAGGAGCTTCACCTGGTGCACGAAGGAATTGATTACAAGTAA
- a CDS encoding phage tail sheath C-terminal domain-containing protein — protein MASPIHIPLGAPGIYHVPTSPLHALTGVRMDVCAFVGVAPRGPVRAPVFNEEWQDDGPCVEPERPRRRSVPVAVEDFNEYRRLFGGFEGPGLLPYSVAAFFEQGGRRAYIVRIVHDYRDPLAPAKPDPVKNAGGVAWGVVPLESTNHVLLRLGARNEGSWGNLLRASLNFATRPLDFEPTGSVTSITVADGSELPPGTLLRLTLDDATRALRLVETVTRERRDDRSGFRKVGIFNFALPTKVKSAEVVEGVLALDDGDGRFERHERLGFSKHHPRWMATVLCYESSLVYPAASWIDDAFIPTDLDLLPIASSSFFSGGEDRYHEIEPADFFSDWVLGNDEPGDGVHALVQLSDLSSVVVPDLYSPAPLSPSKDVADPASHAGPEFGPCVTTAKPEQTKKEIDLKKLRLDPRLPEDLKKIIGLQKELVDLADRLHSFIVLLDVPPGLSQRQILTWRTKFDSAFAAAYHPWLQTSRNDDERELLRVPPAAVAAGIIARQEISFGVPTGPANVLATQIVNVDDVVSPERHDELHPEGVNVYLRERDGIRLTAARTISRDPQWRQLSVRRLVTMIERAIEQQMQWVVFEPNNKTLRTQVRLALQSYLRQLFRLGAFRGATEDEAFFVRCDDTNNPPYVADAGRLIVEIGVAPAEPLEFIVLQLTRGGDGTLTLEEK, from the coding sequence ATGGCTTCTCCGATTCACATACCTCTCGGCGCTCCGGGAATCTACCATGTCCCGACTTCACCTTTGCACGCGCTCACGGGCGTGCGAATGGATGTCTGTGCCTTCGTGGGAGTAGCGCCACGCGGTCCGGTGCGCGCGCCGGTATTTAACGAAGAGTGGCAGGACGATGGTCCCTGTGTCGAACCGGAGCGACCGCGTCGTCGCAGCGTCCCGGTGGCGGTTGAAGATTTCAATGAGTACCGCCGGTTGTTTGGCGGCTTTGAAGGGCCGGGGTTGTTGCCGTACTCGGTCGCCGCGTTCTTTGAACAAGGTGGGCGGCGAGCTTACATCGTGCGGATCGTCCACGACTATCGCGACCCACTGGCTCCGGCAAAACCCGATCCGGTCAAGAACGCGGGCGGGGTTGCCTGGGGCGTCGTGCCGCTCGAAAGCACAAACCATGTGCTTCTGCGACTTGGGGCACGGAATGAAGGCAGTTGGGGAAACCTGCTGCGTGCGTCGCTCAACTTTGCGACGCGACCTCTGGATTTTGAACCGACAGGTTCGGTAACGTCGATTACCGTTGCCGACGGCAGTGAATTGCCGCCGGGGACGTTATTGCGACTGACATTGGACGACGCGACGCGCGCACTCCGACTTGTTGAAACCGTGACTCGCGAAAGACGCGACGATCGGTCGGGCTTCAGAAAGGTCGGCATCTTCAATTTTGCGTTGCCGACGAAGGTCAAATCGGCCGAAGTGGTCGAGGGCGTCCTGGCGCTTGACGACGGCGATGGCCGGTTCGAGCGACACGAACGGCTCGGGTTTTCAAAACATCACCCCCGTTGGATGGCGACAGTTCTCTGCTACGAATCGTCACTCGTTTATCCGGCTGCGAGCTGGATTGACGACGCATTCATTCCTACGGACCTGGATCTACTTCCGATCGCCTCGTCGAGTTTCTTTTCCGGAGGTGAAGACCGTTATCACGAAATCGAGCCCGCGGACTTCTTCAGTGATTGGGTCCTGGGAAATGACGAGCCGGGCGACGGCGTCCACGCATTAGTCCAGCTTTCCGATTTGTCATCGGTGGTTGTGCCTGACCTGTACTCGCCGGCTCCGCTTTCGCCCTCCAAAGATGTCGCGGATCCCGCGTCGCACGCCGGACCGGAATTCGGACCGTGCGTTACTACCGCTAAGCCGGAGCAAACAAAAAAAGAAATCGATCTGAAAAAACTACGTCTGGATCCAAGGCTCCCGGAAGATCTGAAAAAGATCATCGGCCTCCAGAAGGAGCTGGTGGATCTCGCCGACCGATTGCATTCGTTCATTGTGCTGCTCGACGTTCCGCCCGGATTGAGTCAGCGGCAAATTCTGACATGGCGCACGAAGTTCGATTCCGCTTTCGCGGCCGCCTATCATCCCTGGCTGCAAACCTCGCGCAATGACGATGAACGCGAGCTTCTCAGAGTGCCGCCTGCGGCGGTCGCGGCCGGCATAATTGCCCGGCAGGAAATCAGTTTCGGAGTGCCCACCGGTCCGGCGAATGTGCTCGCGACCCAGATTGTGAACGTTGACGATGTGGTGTCGCCCGAGCGTCACGACGAGCTACATCCCGAAGGCGTCAACGTTTACCTGCGCGAGCGGGACGGCATCCGGTTAACTGCCGCGCGGACCATCAGTCGCGATCCGCAGTGGCGACAACTGAGCGTGCGCCGTCTGGTCACGATGATCGAACGCGCGATCGAGCAACAGATGCAGTGGGTCGTGTTCGAGCCCAACAACAAAACGCTGCGCACTCAGGTGCGACTCGCGCTGCAAAGTTATCTGCGGCAGCTCTTTCGTCTGGGCGCTTTTCGCGGCGCGACTGAGGACGAGGCTTTCTTTGTGCGCTGCGACGATACCAACAATCCGCCGTATGTCGCTGATGCGGGTCGGCTGATAGTTGAGATCGGCGTCGCGCCGGCTGAACCGCTTGAATTCATTGTGCTCCAACTGACGCGCGGCGGTGACGGCACGCTCACGCTCGAGGAGAAGTAA
- a CDS encoding phage tail protein, producing MADLLLRSFRFKVTLKRAAVAASSQAPPDRPVGFELADGAFQECSGLEIEMDVQEYQEGGRNDATIRRVGRAKYSPIVLKRGMFYSGENGPANPSLWKWLQDVVNGVRPVERYDGTVEVMSSGENSSATWTFDRGLPMKVRGPELNAKTGEVAIEELHIAHEGLRLV from the coding sequence ATGGCCGACCTACTGCTGCGGTCATTCAGATTCAAAGTCACGCTCAAGCGGGCGGCAGTGGCGGCTTCGTCTCAAGCTCCTCCCGACCGGCCGGTTGGGTTTGAGCTGGCCGACGGGGCCTTTCAAGAGTGCAGCGGGCTCGAGATTGAAATGGACGTGCAGGAGTACCAGGAAGGCGGACGGAACGACGCGACGATCCGCCGAGTCGGTCGCGCAAAGTACAGCCCGATCGTTTTGAAGCGCGGAATGTTCTACAGCGGCGAGAACGGGCCGGCGAATCCGTCGCTTTGGAAATGGCTGCAGGACGTCGTCAACGGCGTGCGTCCGGTCGAGCGCTATGACGGAACGGTCGAAGTGATGAGTTCAGGCGAAAACAGCTCGGCGACCTGGACATTCGATCGTGGCCTGCCGATGAAAGTTCGCGGGCCTGAGCTAAATGCCAAAACAGGTGAGGTCGCGATTGAAGAGCTACACATCGCACATGAAGGTCTGAGATTGGTCTAG
- a CDS encoding contractile injection system protein, VgrG/Pvc8 family, whose protein sequence is MTEALLDFAGPIFEVDGQANVEMPRDILRLEIEESTGGLKTLSARFVGPGPPPGGGDQQLQYLDGVAVDFGKKISVVLGAPPAAFTVFTGWISAIEGDFKEGAPEVVIFAEDKLMKLRMTRRMKTYENVSDADMASAIAGEHGLTPEVDADGPTYDLVQQWNMSDLAFLRQRARKIQAEVWAEDEKLCFKTRGKRTATELSLIQGKQLLQCRVRADLAHQRTKIKLSGFDASERDQIDEEASADAIQAEVSGGETGPAVLQRAFGERVSYRVREAPLKSTEASDWVKAEMLRRARAFVTVVGTTRGSADMVVGSKLTLERTCHPFDGAGYYVTKVRHTYDREDGFRTHFEAERATVQEGS, encoded by the coding sequence ATGACTGAAGCGCTACTGGATTTTGCCGGTCCCATCTTCGAAGTCGATGGCCAGGCCAATGTCGAAATGCCCCGCGACATCCTGCGCCTGGAAATTGAAGAATCAACCGGCGGGCTAAAGACGCTGTCGGCCCGTTTTGTCGGGCCGGGCCCGCCTCCCGGCGGCGGCGATCAGCAGCTGCAATATCTCGACGGAGTGGCGGTTGATTTCGGGAAGAAGATTTCGGTTGTGCTCGGGGCGCCGCCTGCCGCGTTCACAGTTTTCACCGGCTGGATCAGCGCCATCGAAGGCGACTTCAAAGAAGGCGCACCTGAAGTCGTCATCTTCGCCGAAGACAAACTGATGAAACTCAGAATGACACGTCGCATGAAGACCTACGAAAACGTGAGCGACGCTGACATGGCGAGCGCTATTGCCGGAGAACACGGGCTGACCCCGGAAGTCGATGCTGACGGGCCAACGTACGATCTCGTCCAACAGTGGAACATGAGCGACCTGGCGTTTCTGCGCCAGCGGGCCCGGAAGATTCAAGCCGAAGTCTGGGCTGAGGACGAAAAGTTATGTTTCAAGACTCGCGGCAAAAGAACGGCGACAGAACTAAGTCTTATACAGGGCAAACAACTGCTGCAGTGTCGCGTGCGCGCCGATCTGGCCCATCAGCGAACGAAGATCAAGTTGAGCGGATTTGATGCGAGCGAGCGCGATCAAATAGACGAGGAAGCGTCGGCGGACGCGATTCAGGCCGAAGTCTCAGGCGGAGAGACCGGACCGGCGGTTCTGCAGCGCGCTTTCGGCGAACGCGTGTCATATCGGGTGCGCGAAGCCCCTCTGAAATCAACCGAGGCGTCGGACTGGGTGAAGGCGGAAATGTTGCGGCGTGCGCGCGCCTTCGTGACCGTCGTCGGCACTACTCGCGGGTCCGCTGACATGGTTGTGGGCAGCAAGTTAACGCTCGAACGGACCTGCCATCCTTTCGATGGCGCCGGTTACTACGTGACCAAAGTTCGTCACACCTACGATCGGGAGGACGGATTTCGCACCCACTTCGAAGCCGAACGAGCGACAGTTCAGGAGGGATCGTGA
- a CDS encoding phage baseplate assembly protein V, translating to MSQPIAAFAPDGSAQRYFGLFPAIVVDIVDPDSLGRIQIKFPWLGADGDSVRAWATLLTPYADDDQGFEVLPEVDTQVVVGFEAGDLRRPYIVGSAWNGKEALPETPTAANNKRLIKSRAGSLFEFDDTAGAAKVTISMQSGHKVVLDDAAQEVTVQHSNGCYLKMNIAGQVQIQANATVEITASALNVHCPVATFDGIVNCTTLIASSAVVSPSYTPGAGNIW from the coding sequence GTGAGCCAGCCAATCGCGGCCTTTGCACCAGATGGTAGCGCGCAGCGTTACTTCGGTCTCTTTCCGGCAATCGTGGTTGACATTGTCGACCCGGACAGCCTCGGCCGAATTCAGATCAAGTTTCCCTGGCTGGGCGCCGATGGAGACTCGGTGCGTGCGTGGGCAACCCTGCTGACGCCTTATGCCGATGACGATCAGGGATTTGAAGTCTTGCCCGAGGTGGACACGCAGGTCGTCGTTGGTTTTGAAGCGGGCGATTTGAGGCGGCCGTACATCGTCGGCTCAGCGTGGAACGGAAAAGAAGCGCTGCCTGAAACGCCAACCGCCGCGAACAACAAACGGTTGATCAAATCACGCGCGGGTAGTCTGTTCGAGTTCGATGACACTGCGGGCGCCGCGAAGGTGACCATCTCGATGCAGAGCGGTCACAAGGTCGTGCTCGACGACGCCGCGCAGGAAGTAACAGTCCAGCACTCGAATGGTTGCTATCTGAAGATGAACATCGCCGGCCAGGTCCAGATTCAAGCGAACGCCACGGTGGAGATCACCGCGTCAGCGCTCAATGTTCACTGCCCGGTCGCGACTTTCGACGGAATCGTGAATTGCACGACTTTGATTGCGAGCTCGGCGGTCGTGTCGCCTTCTTACACGCCGGGCGCAGGAAACATTTGGTAG
- a CDS encoding GPW/gp25 family protein, giving the protein MTTLTFLGTGWNAPMRPDDRSGRLDYAGGPEKVRQSIEIILDTEPGERVMRPTFGCGLRRFLMKPNTTGTRALIQREVGIALKTWEPRIEVQHLQVSPGDDPALVLIEILYIHKRDGSPGNLVYPFYLE; this is encoded by the coding sequence ATGACAACGCTGACTTTTCTGGGCACGGGTTGGAACGCGCCGATGCGGCCTGACGATCGCAGCGGCCGGTTGGACTACGCCGGCGGGCCAGAGAAAGTGCGCCAGTCGATTGAAATCATTCTCGACACTGAACCCGGCGAGCGAGTGATGCGACCGACGTTTGGTTGCGGGCTGCGCCGTTTCCTGATGAAACCAAACACCACAGGGACCCGCGCTTTGATTCAACGGGAAGTTGGAATCGCTTTGAAGACGTGGGAGCCGCGGATCGAAGTTCAGCACCTGCAGGTTTCTCCGGGCGATGACCCAGCGTTGGTGCTGATCGAGATTCTATACATTCACAAACGTGACGGAAGTCCGGGCAACTTGGTGTACCCGTTCTACCTGGAGTAA
- a CDS encoding putative baseplate assembly protein translates to MAIPNPILDDRSYQQLRDELVLRIPVYTPEWTDHNASDPGITLIELFAFLGENLLYRFNQIPEAARLEFLRLLQIPMRPAVAATALVTFTTDKPKGVVVPVEAGLWAGKLSFETKVEAKVWPISFMAVGRVRTADPNPEAEPEVSQSAANVIDALRPLPPGSAPVYYQNQTVDLKNPPVDFSKTVDGKLWIAVLKEKGFDEAEMGGALLNIGLTLDPVFASMDEVAACPGAGATTKAPAVEWKVSTGKINAGKPQYLSIAQEADSTRGLRQDGVVRLRLPQDTKQFGKFTVDDPAKLGTGDFPPALDEETEENIFCWLSAFRHDGSLFDRVLYVGANAAEVDQTKKAGLEFLGIGTGQPDQRYKLVNKSIKPSSAKLDVDEGPRWSEWTEVDSFHASQPDDHHFVIDVEAGEVRFGNGLQGLPPQLGQRIRVREYRFGGGVEGNVPAKAISKVAEFPEVKVSNPLRAHGGADAESISDALSRIPGELRRRDRAVTATDFQELALATPGADVGRAECLPRFYPPTKQGGKAGVVTVVVWPREDAANPNAPSPDRNLLRAVCSWLDQRRLVTTELYVVPPTYRKVAVAVALEVKAGYGIEAVRHWVELVLRQYLAPLRPYGPEGQGWPLGRRVHGPELEAAALQVEGVKFLNELKVARLDERSNSWIEGSVTLEDYEVPELAQITVVEGASVIPFDASIEPPPPKDGPVPVPVPIPIIREEC, encoded by the coding sequence GTGGCAATCCCGAATCCCATACTCGATGATCGCTCGTATCAGCAACTGCGCGATGAGCTGGTGCTGCGCATTCCGGTCTACACACCGGAGTGGACGGACCACAACGCCAGCGATCCCGGGATCACGCTCATTGAGCTGTTTGCCTTTCTTGGCGAAAACCTGCTCTACCGCTTTAACCAGATTCCGGAGGCGGCGCGGCTGGAGTTTCTGCGCTTGCTGCAGATTCCGATGCGGCCGGCAGTCGCGGCGACCGCCCTGGTCACCTTCACCACCGACAAACCCAAAGGTGTGGTCGTTCCGGTCGAAGCAGGATTATGGGCCGGCAAGCTGTCATTCGAAACAAAAGTCGAAGCTAAAGTCTGGCCAATCTCATTTATGGCCGTGGGCCGCGTGAGAACCGCCGATCCTAACCCGGAGGCAGAGCCGGAAGTAAGCCAATCGGCCGCCAACGTGATCGATGCTCTGCGGCCGTTACCGCCGGGGTCCGCGCCGGTTTATTACCAAAACCAAACTGTTGATTTAAAGAATCCGCCGGTTGATTTCAGCAAGACCGTCGACGGCAAGCTGTGGATCGCCGTGCTGAAAGAGAAAGGTTTTGACGAGGCCGAGATGGGCGGCGCCTTGTTGAATATCGGTCTGACGCTCGATCCCGTTTTCGCGTCAATGGATGAGGTGGCGGCTTGTCCTGGCGCCGGCGCAACGACCAAGGCGCCGGCAGTCGAGTGGAAAGTCTCGACCGGAAAAATCAATGCGGGTAAGCCACAATACCTGAGTATCGCTCAGGAAGCAGACTCGACGCGCGGGTTGAGGCAGGACGGTGTCGTGCGCCTCCGGCTACCACAGGATACAAAGCAGTTCGGAAAGTTCACGGTCGATGACCCGGCCAAGCTTGGCACCGGTGATTTCCCGCCGGCTCTGGACGAAGAGACTGAAGAGAACATCTTTTGCTGGCTGTCAGCGTTTCGACACGACGGCAGTTTGTTCGATCGAGTTCTCTACGTCGGCGCGAATGCTGCGGAAGTCGATCAAACGAAGAAGGCTGGTTTGGAATTCCTCGGCATCGGAACGGGCCAACCGGATCAGCGTTACAAACTCGTCAACAAATCAATCAAGCCGAGCAGCGCGAAGCTTGACGTGGACGAAGGACCGCGTTGGAGCGAATGGACCGAAGTCGACAGCTTCCACGCCAGCCAACCCGACGATCATCACTTTGTGATTGATGTCGAAGCAGGCGAAGTGCGGTTCGGCAACGGCCTGCAAGGGCTGCCGCCGCAGCTTGGTCAGCGGATTCGTGTGCGCGAGTACCGGTTCGGCGGCGGCGTCGAAGGCAACGTTCCGGCAAAGGCGATTAGTAAGGTCGCCGAATTTCCCGAGGTGAAGGTCAGCAATCCTTTGCGCGCGCATGGCGGCGCCGATGCTGAGTCCATCAGCGACGCGCTTAGCCGAATTCCGGGAGAGTTGCGCCGCCGCGATCGCGCCGTAACCGCGACTGATTTTCAGGAGCTGGCGTTGGCCACTCCCGGGGCTGATGTGGGCCGCGCTGAGTGCCTGCCACGGTTCTATCCACCAACCAAACAAGGCGGCAAGGCCGGCGTCGTGACCGTAGTTGTCTGGCCCCGCGAGGACGCCGCGAATCCGAATGCGCCTTCACCCGATCGTAATTTGCTCCGCGCGGTTTGCTCGTGGTTGGACCAGCGGCGACTGGTGACTACCGAGCTCTACGTCGTGCCGCCGACTTATCGCAAAGTCGCGGTCGCCGTCGCCCTCGAAGTGAAGGCCGGCTATGGAATCGAGGCCGTCCGGCACTGGGTTGAGTTAGTGCTGCGGCAATACCTCGCGCCGTTGCGGCCGTACGGTCCAGAAGGACAAGGCTGGCCACTCGGGCGACGGGTCCATGGGCCTGAGCTGGAAGCGGCCGCTTTACAAGTCGAGGGGGTGAAGTTCCTCAACGAACTGAAAGTCGCGCGTTTGGATGAGAGATCCAATTCGTGGATAGAGGGCTCAGTCACGCTGGAAGACTACGAAGTGCCTGAGCTGGCACAGATCACGGTGGTCGAAGGCGCGTCGGTAATTCCGTTTGATGCTTCCATTGAACCGCCGCCGCCTAAGGACGGGCCCGTGCCTGTGCCGGTCCCAATTCCGATCATTCGCGAGGAGTGTTAG